A stretch of the Lytechinus variegatus isolate NC3 chromosome 5, Lvar_3.0, whole genome shotgun sequence genome encodes the following:
- the LOC121415397 gene encoding G-protein coupled receptor 54-like, with the protein MEVMALEESMVDMDVIDDVELMGCGHYFYSDYSSSILYSDCTLLIQNLLGNQTVHARGPGYLIVPVVFGIITVVGLIGNLCVILIIARNKAMRSVTNFFIMNNAVSDMMFLLVCAPITASTFALPSWIYGDFMCKVVVYMQYVF; encoded by the exons ATGGAGGTGATGGCGTTGGAGGAGAGCATGGTCGACATGGACGTGATCGACGATGTCGAACTCATGGGATGTGGTCATTACTTCTATTCCGATTACTCGAGCTCGATTCTCTATTCGGACTGTACACTTCTGATTCAAAATCTCTTGGGCAATCAGACGGTCCATGCCCGAGGTCCTGGCTACCTCATCGTCCCCGTCGTCTTCGGCATCATCACTGTGGTCGGCCTGATTGGGAACCTGTGTGTTATCCTGATCATAGCAAGGAATAAAGCCATGAGGAGCGTCACCAACTTCTTCATCATGAACAATGCCGTCAGCGACATGATGTTCCTGCTCGTCTGTGCGCCAATCACCGCTTCGACGTTCGCCCTGCCCTCGTGGATATACGGAGACTTCATGTGCAAGGTGGTCGTCTATATGCAATAT GTGTTCTGA